ACCCGCCACAGAGGAAGAAAGAAACTACCTCCTCGTCCCCTGGACCGATTTCAGCATGGGTTTTCTAGACTTGTGGCTCGAACAATACCGCTGCTGGCACAAGGGTCTCCCCATCCCCACAGAGCTAAGTGATCCAGAAGAAGACCCCGACTACTCCGACAGCACTACACAAGAAACCCCAACCGGGCTCACAGTTGCCACCACCGTCCTTGATGAATCAGCAGGCGACGACGCAGGTAAACACCAGCTCACCCTCGAGTGTGCAGTCGGCAGCACCCTCGACGAGCACGTCAAAACCATCGGATACGAGGCCAACGGCTACTTCTTCGAAGCTCTCGCCACCTACTGGGCGAAACAAAACAACGTCGCCGGACTCTGGATGGACCCCACCGCCGACCGCATCACCATCCTCGGCGCACCAGGACAGATCACCCCGCTCAAAAGCCACATCCTCCGCCTCACCCGCCACCTCCCAAGGCTCGACGAAGCAGTCACGCAAGCAGCAGAAGCAGGCATCGAATTCGACTAGCCCCAAAGAAGGAAAAACTCGTGTCCCTAAGACTCGTCTTCGACAGCCCCAAAGGCTACCGCCCCAAAGCCGGGCAGCTCTACCTCATGAAAACCACCGCCGGATTCATCCCCGTTGGGATTACCTCTACCGAAGCCTTTTTCGGCAACTGCGTCATGATTCATCCCTACCGCGCACTCGTTCGCGACACTAATGACGCCAGCTACTACCCACTGGTGGAAAAGAACGAGCTGCTCATCCCACCGGTGATGATTGCCAAAAGAGACTTCAAGAAGGGCGGCGACTTCACCAAAGTCACCGACAAGAATGCCCCATCGCCTGTGCCCTTCGAGAAGTATTACTACTACCTACACGCGAACGTGTGGAACCCTGAGGAACTAGCCTTCGTACTTGCCTATCCACCCTACCCAGACGATCGGCTACCTAAGTTTCAACCAATGGATGAGCGCACGATCCACTACACCATTCACGACTCCAACCCACCACAGGGAGGCACGGTTGATCAGGCGCCCGAAGGCACTTATTTCATCGTTGGCCAAGGCGTGATGATGGATCTCCATCTCGAGTTCGCGCTTGAAGACGCCCTTTCCTATTACGGTCTCATCGACACCCCACGTCCTCCGCACGCCGACCTTTCCGACGACGAACCCGCCTACAAAGAGGCAACCACGACCCTCACCCCAGAAGAGTTCCTCCACCTCGCGGATCTCGAGAGCACCACCAGCGTCTTCGCCGCCATGGACCAAGTACCCGATGCAGTTGCTGCGGCCATCACCGAGACCGGGCACGAACCCAACGGCTACCTGTTCGACGGTCTCGCCACCTACCTCATCAACCAACAAGGCCTCGACCAAAAGGGCATCGAGTTCGACAGCGAGGCTGGCATGTTCAGCATCCTCGGCAACACAGAAACACTCACCACACTCCACCAACTCCTCACCGAACTCCTCCACAACCCCTCACTCCTCACGGCCACAATCCGAGAGGCAGAAGCCGCAGGCTTCGACTTCGACGACTAGGAGCCAGGTGCCGTAGGCGTCGACAAGCGAGTTCAGGCACGGCGGAAAGGCCCATGGCCTGTTGTTTTCTTACTACTGCGTGACGAGCGGAGAGGTGATCGGTTCCCCTATCGCATCGGATAGAGCACGCGCGAGAGGCTCAGACAAAGA
This is a stretch of genomic DNA from Corynebacterium vitaeruminis DSM 20294. It encodes these proteins:
- a CDS encoding Imm51 family immunity protein, with product MSLRLVFDSPKGYRPKAGQLYLMKTTAGFIPVGITSTEAFFGNCVMIHPYRALVRDTNDASYYPLVEKNELLIPPVMIAKRDFKKGGDFTKVTDKNAPSPVPFEKYYYYLHANVWNPEELAFVLAYPPYPDDRLPKFQPMDERTIHYTIHDSNPPQGGTVDQAPEGTYFIVGQGVMMDLHLEFALEDALSYYGLIDTPRPPHADLSDDEPAYKEATTTLTPEEFLHLADLESTTSVFAAMDQVPDAVAAAITETGHEPNGYLFDGLATYLINQQGLDQKGIEFDSEAGMFSILGNTETLTTLHQLLTELLHNPSLLTATIREAEAAGFDFDD